One Setaria viridis chromosome 5, Setaria_viridis_v4.0, whole genome shotgun sequence genomic region harbors:
- the LOC117854578 gene encoding germin-like protein 1-1 encodes MARFHLYVAAACAVVLALASPTLAGDPDMLQDVCVADLASPIKLNGFPCKANISADDFFFDGLRNPGNTNNPAGSLVTAANVASFPGVNTLGVSMARIDYAPGGQNPPHTHPRATEIIFVLEGTLEVGFITTANKLFTKTVTKGDVFVFPRGLVHFQQNRGYGPAAVIAAFNSQLQGTQAIAMTLFGATPPVSTDILAKAFRIGNGEVNAIKAKFAPK; translated from the exons ATGGCAAGGTTCCACCTCTACGTCGCCGCGGCCTGCGCCGTCGTGCTCGCGCTCGCCTCCCCGACCCTCGCCGGCGACCCCGACATGCTCCAGGACGTCTGCGTCGCGGACCTCGCATCCC CGATCAAGCTGAACGGGTTCCCGTGCAAGGCGAACATCTCCGCGGACGACTTCTTCTTCGACGGTCTGAGGAACCCCGGCAACACCAACAACCCGGCGGGGTCCCTGGTGACGGCGGCCAACGTGGCGAGCTTCCCGGGCGTGAACACGCTGGGCGTCTCCATGGCGCGCATCGACTACGCCCCGGGCGGCCAGAACCCGCCGCACACCCACCCGCGCGCCACCGAGATCATCTTCGTCCTCGAGGGCACGCTCGAGGTCGGCTTCATCACCACCGCCAACAAGCTCTTCACCAAGACCGTCACCAAGGGGGACGTCTTCGTCTTCCCCAGGGGGCTCGTGCACTTCCAGCAGAACAGGGGGTACGGCCCTGCCGCCGTCATAGCCGCCTTCAACAGCCAGCTCCAGGGCACGCAGGCCATCGCCATGACGCTCttcggcgccacgccgccggtGTCCACCGACATCCTGGCCAAGGCCTTCCGGATCGGCAACGGGGAAGTCAACGCCATCAAGGCCAAGTTCGCGCCCAAGTAG
- the LOC117854858 gene encoding germin-like protein 1-1, with protein MARIHLYVAAACAVVLALASPTLAGDPDMLQDVCVADLASPIKLNGFPCKANISADDFFFDGLRNPGNTNNPAGSMVTAANVASFPGVNTLGVSMARIDYAPGGQNPPHTHPRATEIIFVLEGTLEVGFITTANKLFAKTVTKGDVFVFPRGLVHFQQNRGYGPAAVIAAFNSQLQGTQAIAMTLFGATPPVSSDILAKAFRIGNGEVDAIKAKFAPK; from the exons ATGGCAAGGATCCACCTCTACGTCGCCGCGGCCTGCGCCGTCGTGCTCGCGCTCGCCTCCCCGACCCTCGCCGGCGACCCCGACATGCTCCAGGACGTCTGCGTCGCGGACCTCGCATCCC CGATCAAGCTGAACGGGTTCCCGTGCAAGGCGAACATCTCGGCGGACGACTTCTTCTTCGACGGTCTGAGGAACCCCGGCAACACCAACAACCCGGCGGGGTCGATGGTGACGGCGGCCAACGTGGCGAGTTTCCCGGGCGTGAACACGCTGGGCGTCTCCATGGCGCGCATCGACTACGCCCCGGGCGGCCAGAACCCGCCGCACACCCACCCGCGCGCCACCGAGATCATCTTCGTCCTCGAGGGCACCCTCGAGGTCGGCTTCATCACCACCGCCAACAAGCTCTTCGCCAAGACCGTCACCAAGGGGGACGTCTTCGTCTTCCCCAGGGGGCTCGTGCACTTCCAGCAGAACAGGGGGTACGGCCCTGCCGCCGTCATCGCCGCCTTCAACAGCCAGCTCCAGGGCACGCAGGCCATCGCCATGACGCTCttcggcgccacgccgccggtGTCCTCCGACATCCTGGCCAAGGCCTTCCGGATCGGCAACGGGGAAGTCGACGCCATCAAGGCCAAGTTCGCGCCCAAGTAG
- the LOC117854857 gene encoding cinnamoyl-CoA reductase 1, which yields MHANHRFTAAMDGADRSSMVVCVTGAGGFIGSSLVKELLQRGYAVRGTARNPEDRKNAHLHSLDGAKERLSLHRADVLDYKSLCAAFSLCSGVFHVASPVSDNDPELMAVAIEGTKNVINAAADKGVQRVVFTSSYGAVHMNPNRSPDQVLDESCWSDLEFCLKTKNLYCYAKTVAERTAMEEASKRGIQLVVVVPSLTLGEMLQPTLNLGIQLLIVSYMKGAKKTYANTVSGYVDVQDVARAHVLVYETPTARGRYLCIGDVMHRSEFIRMMRELFPQYPITTKCKDGNAARVKPYKFSTQRLQALGMKFTPLKETLHRTVLCLQAQGHIPVLSHKSAL from the exons ATGCACGCCAATCACAGATTCACGGCAGCAATGGACGGAGCGGATCGATCGAGCATGGTGGTGTGCGTGACCGGGGCCGGAGGCTTCATTGGGTCGTCGCTCGTCAAGGAGCTGCTCCAGCGTGGCTATGCCGTGAGGGGAACCGCGAGGAACCCTG AGGACCGTAAAAATGCTCATCTGCACTCGCTGGATGGGGCCAAAGAACGGCTCTCTCTGCACCGTGCAGACGTGCTGGACTACAAGTCGCTCTGTGCTGCGTTCAGCTTATGCAGTGGCGTCTTCCATGTCGCCTCTCCGGTTTCAGATAATGATCCG GAACTCATGGCGGTTGCTATCGAGGGAACGAAGAATGTCATCAACGCTGCGGCAGACAAGGGAGTGCAGCGCGTGGTGTTCACTTCATCCTACGGTGCTGTCCATATGAACCCTAACAGGAGTCCTGATCAGGTCTTGGACGAGAGTTGCTGGAGTGACCTTGAATTCTGCTTAAAAACAAAG AACTTGTACTGCTACGCGAAGACGGTTGCTGAGAGAACAGCAATGGAGGAGGCATCAAAGAGAGGGATACAGCTGGTGGTTGTCGTCCCATCGTTGACGCTAGGTGAAATGCTGCAGCCGACGCTGAACTTGGGCATACAACTGCTCATCGTCTCCTACATGAAGGGCGCCAAGAAGACGTATGCGAACACTGTTTCTGGATACGTCGATGTGCAGGATGTGGCGCGTGCCCATGTGTTGGTGTACGAGACCCCCACTGCGCGTGGACGCTATCTCTGCATTGGCGATGTGATGCACCGGTCGGAGTTTATTCGAATGATGAGAGAGCTCTTCCCACAGTATCCAATCACTACTAA GTGTAAGGATGGCAATGCGGCAAGGGTCAAACCATACAAGTTCTCCACACAACGGCTGCAGGCTCTGGGCATGAAGTTCACTCCTCTGAAAGAAACTTTACACAGGACAGTTCTGTGCCTACAAGCCCAAGGTCATATTCCAGTGCTCTCGCACAAGTCAGCCTTGTAA